One genomic window of Trichlorobacter lovleyi includes the following:
- a CDS encoding DUF169 domain-containing protein, producing MNHQELSRDLKELLTLRWSPVAVRLLKHGEEKPANVFEPSVPLRHCQAITAARRGNSIYMPPAKHACPDGSAIMGLIPMSPKLRSGELYLLFKKLPNIEIARKMIASRSEFATGTYRASVVAPLEDAEFTPDVVIFTLYPEQAMWCCCASSYGSGDRQVFNTSGFNSTCSDLTVQVMKSQRMNISFGCYGARAISDISDFETYLAIPYDQLPALIESLKKLAVKSIPEARRKIYMPPVIDNVSGPEHQEGCHVSVRIQQDRCNGCELCVAFCPDAVLEMRETANGPKAVAVAEEKCSSCYTCVGQCPQKAIQLEQRAN from the coding sequence GTGAACCATCAGGAATTATCCCGTGATCTGAAAGAACTGCTTACCCTGCGATGGTCCCCCGTAGCGGTCAGGCTGCTGAAGCATGGAGAGGAAAAGCCGGCCAACGTCTTTGAGCCATCCGTGCCGCTCAGGCACTGTCAGGCCATCACCGCGGCGCGGCGGGGCAACAGCATCTACATGCCCCCTGCCAAGCATGCCTGCCCCGACGGGTCGGCAATCATGGGGCTGATCCCGATGTCGCCCAAGCTGCGCTCCGGCGAACTGTACCTGCTGTTCAAGAAACTGCCCAACATAGAAATAGCCCGCAAAATGATCGCATCACGGTCCGAGTTTGCCACCGGCACCTACCGCGCCAGCGTGGTTGCCCCGCTGGAGGATGCCGAATTTACGCCCGATGTTGTTATCTTTACCCTCTACCCCGAGCAGGCGATGTGGTGCTGTTGCGCATCAAGTTACGGCAGCGGCGACCGGCAGGTCTTCAATACCTCGGGCTTTAACTCCACCTGCTCCGACCTGACGGTGCAGGTGATGAAGAGTCAGCGGATGAATATCTCCTTCGGCTGCTACGGAGCCCGGGCGATCAGCGATATCAGCGATTTTGAGACCTACCTCGCGATTCCTTATGACCAGCTGCCGGCGCTGATCGAATCCCTGAAAAAGCTGGCGGTGAAGAGCATCCCCGAGGCGCGGCGCAAGATCTACATGCCGCCGGTCATTGACAACGTCTCCGGCCCGGAGCACCAGGAAGGCTGCCATGTCTCCGTCCGGATACAGCAGGATCGCTGCAACGGCTGCGAACTCTGCGTTGCCTTCTGCCCGGATGCCGTACTGGAGATGCGGGAGACCGCAAACGGACCCAAGGCGGTGGCGGTTGCCGAGGAAAAATGCAGCAGTTGCTATACCTGTGTCGGCCAGTGCCCGCAAAAGGCCATCCAGCTGGAACAGCGGGCGAACTAG
- a CDS encoding GNAT family N-acetyltransferase — protein MPYEIRFADSADAEVLQGIFLESDMDLAGEIEEHIVISTGDRIIGGGMLTQTDQDLFHLIVFAISEHERTHGLGRLLLDKLLQQPWDFCHGGSMPGGGSYQVTTVAKGKSAGFYGKLGFVSCGFSDLAAPFAGQCDDCPEAADCHPVAMRCSCSIAGADTQGASDGAVS, from the coding sequence GTGCCATACGAAATCAGATTTGCCGACAGCGCTGATGCAGAGGTCCTGCAGGGCATCTTTCTTGAGAGTGATATGGACCTGGCCGGCGAGATCGAAGAGCATATCGTGATCAGCACGGGGGATCGCATTATCGGTGGCGGCATGCTGACCCAGACGGACCAGGATCTGTTTCACCTGATTGTCTTTGCCATCAGCGAGCATGAACGTACCCACGGCCTGGGCAGGCTGCTGCTTGATAAGTTGCTGCAACAGCCCTGGGATTTCTGTCATGGCGGCAGCATGCCGGGGGGCGGCAGCTATCAGGTCACCACGGTGGCAAAGGGGAAGAGCGCCGGTTTCTACGGCAAACTCGGCTTTGTGTCTTGCGGATTCAGCGATCTGGCAGCCCCCTTTGCCGGACAGTGCGATGACTGTCCGGAGGCTGCTGACTGTCATCCGGTGGCCATGCGCTGCAGCTGTTCAATTGCAGGGGCTGACACCCAGGGCGCCTCGGACGGAGCGGTGTCATGA
- a CDS encoding MBL fold metallo-hydrolase, translating to MSSAAFTLLGSGAGPGAPSFFCDCVGCREAREHPAAIRTRSGALLTAGGQQVLIDTPPDLRQQLLREQVSDIDTLFITHWHYDHFGGIGELEYYVKLKRRQPIALYLPPSALELFHNAFPALEEIFTVQTWEFFRSYPLGEVLITPLPARHSIETAGFMVSSQTTRLAYFPDTAGLPPETLALVQGADYLICDATFSGENWFPNSHMSIAEAIELGQQAEAKTVILTHISVHYSQPLTSVELQQQLAAYPHVRAAHDGMLISLSGEGVTR from the coding sequence ATGAGCAGCGCCGCCTTTACCCTGCTGGGCAGCGGCGCCGGTCCCGGTGCCCCCTCCTTTTTCTGTGACTGCGTTGGCTGCCGGGAGGCACGGGAACATCCCGCTGCCATCAGGACACGCAGCGGTGCACTGCTCACTGCCGGCGGTCAGCAGGTGCTGATCGACACCCCGCCGGATCTCAGACAGCAGTTGCTGAGGGAGCAGGTTTCCGACATCGATACGCTGTTCATCACCCACTGGCATTATGACCATTTCGGCGGGATCGGTGAGCTTGAGTACTATGTCAAGCTGAAGCGCAGGCAGCCGATTGCCCTCTATCTGCCCCCTTCGGCACTGGAGCTGTTTCATAACGCCTTTCCTGCGCTTGAGGAGATCTTTACGGTACAAACCTGGGAGTTTTTCCGGTCCTACCCGCTGGGTGAGGTCCTGATCACGCCGCTGCCGGCCCGCCACAGCATTGAAACCGCCGGATTCATGGTCAGTTCGCAGACAACCCGGTTGGCCTATTTTCCGGACACCGCCGGTCTCCCCCCGGAGACGCTGGCGTTGGTGCAGGGGGCTGATTACCTGATCTGCGATGCCACCTTTAGCGGTGAAAACTGGTTTCCCAACAGCCATATGTCCATTGCCGAGGCGATCGAACTGGGGCAGCAGGCCGAGGCAAAAACAGTGATTCTGACCCATATCTCCGTCCATTACAGCCAGCCGCTGACCAGCGTAGAGCTGCAGCAGCAACTGGCAGCGTATCCCCATGTCCGGGCTGCCCATGACGGCATGCTGATATCCCTGTCCGGTGAGGGGGTAACACGATGA
- a CDS encoding flavin reductase family protein: MKRSLGAATLSLPSPVWVIGSFDAQGQPNLMTVSWAGICCSDPPCVAISVRKNRLTHRNISTSGAFTVNVPGCRHLAQADLIGMVSGVVADKFATTGLTAVTSGLVNAPYVQEFPLNLECSVLHSSDLGSHTQFIGLICDVKADEEVLGKQGVPLAGLVQPVLASAPERSYYTLGPQLVRTATAGKALQPGKSAV; the protein is encoded by the coding sequence ATGAAGCGCTCTCTGGGAGCAGCAACACTGTCACTGCCTTCTCCGGTCTGGGTTATCGGGAGTTTTGACGCACAGGGGCAGCCGAACCTGATGACCGTCTCCTGGGCCGGTATCTGCTGCTCGGACCCGCCCTGCGTTGCGATCTCCGTACGCAAGAACCGGCTGACACATCGTAATATCAGCACGTCCGGGGCCTTCACGGTCAATGTGCCCGGCTGCCGCCATCTTGCCCAGGCCGACCTGATCGGGATGGTGTCCGGTGTCGTGGCCGACAAGTTTGCGACAACCGGCCTGACCGCCGTTACCAGTGGCCTGGTCAATGCCCCCTATGTGCAGGAATTCCCCCTCAACCTCGAATGCAGCGTGCTGCACAGTAGTGACCTGGGCAGCCATACCCAGTTCATCGGCCTGATTTGTGATGTCAAGGCTGATGAAGAGGTGCTTGGCAAACAGGGCGTGCCGCTTGCCGGGCTGGTGCAGCCGGTCCTGGCCAGTGCCCCGGAACGCTCCTATTACACCCTTGGTCCCCAACTGGTCAGGACCGCGACCGCAGGCAAGGCCCTTCAGCCCGGTAAGTCTGCTGTCTGA